The proteins below are encoded in one region of Deltaproteobacteria bacterium:
- a CDS encoding sigma-54-dependent Fis family transcriptional regulator, protein MIPQKHYSCLFIDDDRDILRTLEKIARENKWSFLSFADGNAALEALDHSLFDAVVVEFSLPGFSGLQILEWLKTRPHQPEVIIVTAKASVDSAVKALKLGAFDYLTKPFETVEKVAFCLRHALEKHELLKKMQQFQGPGVLPGPGALPGAGTPEEFENIIGKSAKMQAIYEMIRHVAASHSNVLIQGESGTGKELVARIIHKNGPRALKPFVVINCSAMPETLLESELFGYDRGSFTGAVADKMGLFEVADGGTVFLDEIGEVPPSVQVKLLRVLQEGEIRPIGATEARIVDVRVIAASNKDLLGETRTGKFREDLYYRLNVIGISLPPLRERSEDVPPLAYYFLKNFSRKMGKEAGKFSLDVLQAFQSYPWPGNVRELENVIERAVVLTAGDTVTAKNIPPKILSASFYAPDNREGDLSQLKYREAKKRALNIFNRSYIIALLEKNGGNITAASEKAGMDRSNFKKIIRKYRVEAKA, encoded by the coding sequence ATGATCCCACAAAAACACTACAGTTGCCTCTTTATCGATGACGACCGTGATATCCTGCGCACTCTGGAGAAGATCGCGCGCGAAAACAAATGGAGCTTTCTCTCCTTTGCGGACGGCAACGCCGCGCTGGAGGCGCTCGACCATTCCCTCTTCGACGCGGTGGTGGTGGAGTTTTCGCTCCCGGGGTTTTCCGGCCTGCAGATCCTCGAATGGCTTAAAACCCGTCCGCATCAGCCGGAGGTGATCATCGTCACCGCAAAGGCCTCCGTGGACTCCGCCGTGAAGGCCCTCAAGCTGGGGGCGTTCGATTATCTCACCAAGCCGTTCGAAACGGTGGAAAAGGTTGCTTTTTGCCTGCGCCATGCCCTCGAAAAACACGAGCTCTTAAAAAAGATGCAGCAATTCCAGGGGCCAGGGGTCCTACCAGGACCGGGGGCCCTGCCGGGGGCGGGGACGCCCGAAGAATTCGAAAACATCATCGGCAAGAGCGCCAAGATGCAGGCAATCTACGAGATGATCCGGCATGTGGCCGCGAGCCATTCGAACGTGTTGATTCAGGGGGAATCGGGGACCGGTAAGGAGTTGGTGGCGCGGATCATCCATAAAAACGGCCCCCGCGCCTTGAAGCCTTTTGTCGTCATCAACTGCTCTGCGATGCCCGAGACCCTTCTTGAATCGGAGCTCTTCGGCTACGACAGGGGTTCGTTTACCGGCGCCGTCGCGGACAAGATGGGCCTTTTCGAGGTGGCCGACGGCGGGACGGTCTTTCTGGATGAAATCGGCGAGGTGCCTCCGTCGGTGCAGGTGAAGCTCTTGCGGGTCCTGCAGGAAGGGGAGATCCGGCCGATCGGCGCCACCGAAGCGCGCATTGTGGATGTCCGCGTGATTGCCGCCTCCAACAAGGATCTTCTGGGTGAGACCCGCACGGGCAAGTTTCGTGAGGATCTTTATTACCGCCTGAACGTCATCGGCATATCCCTTCCTCCGCTTCGGGAAAGATCCGAAGATGTCCCGCCGCTGGCCTATTATTTTCTGAAAAATTTCAGCCGGAAGATGGGCAAGGAGGCGGGCAAATTCTCCCTTGATGTCCTTCAGGCCTTCCAGAGTTATCCCTGGCCCGGCAACGTGCGCGAACTGGAAAATGTGATCGAGCGGGCGGTAGTGCTGACCGCCGGCGACACGGTGACGGCGAAGAATATTCCCCCAAAAATTCTCTCGGCCTCGTTTTACGCGCCGGATAACCGCGAGGGGGATTTGTCGCAGTTGAAATACCGCGAGGCGAAGAAAAGGGCATTGAATATTTTCAACCGGTCTTATATCATCGCCCTGCTCGAGAAAAACGGGGGAAACATCACCGCCGCGTCCGAAAAAGCGGGAATGGACCGGAGCAATTTTAAAAAGATCATCCGGAAGTACCGGGTTGAAGCGAAAGCGTGA
- a CDS encoding CarD family transcriptional regulator, producing MTKSRSKTPDLPFKVGDMAVYPAHGVGEVTSIEAREISGSKQLFYVLQILDSGMKIMVPTGNVNAVGLREIISEGEVRAVYDILKERDVTIDNQTWNRRYREYMDKIKTGSVYEIAEVYRDLSLLKSEKELSFGERKMLDTAKNLLIKELAFAEESDEDDIAEAIEEIFED from the coding sequence ATGACCAAATCCCGCTCCAAAACCCCCGACCTTCCCTTTAAGGTCGGCGACATGGCGGTCTATCCCGCCCATGGAGTCGGCGAGGTGACAAGCATCGAGGCCCGCGAAATTTCCGGGTCGAAGCAGTTGTTCTATGTTCTGCAGATCCTCGACAGCGGCATGAAAATCATGGTGCCCACCGGCAACGTGAACGCCGTCGGCCTGCGTGAAATTATCTCCGAGGGAGAGGTCAGGGCGGTTTACGATATTCTGAAGGAACGCGACGTCACCATCGACAACCAGACCTGGAACCGCCGGTATCGCGAATATATGGATAAAATCAAGACCGGCTCGGTCTACGAAATCGCCGAGGTCTATCGCGATCTCTCGCTTCTCAAGTCGGAAAAAGAACTCTCGTTCGGCGAACGAAAGATGCTCGATACCGCCAAAAACCTTCTCATCAAGGAACTGGCCTTTGCCGAAGAGAGCGACGAAGACGATATCGCGGAGGCGATTGAAGAGATTTTTGAGGATTAG
- a CDS encoding PAS domain-containing protein, whose translation MSSVHQLRAPFKARQKRIAKTPERTSVSLQKILCDQEKKIGELKTLVETISRGKYMWESTFDAITDPVMIVSRGYVIQRVNRAAAKEAKMDVRDLIGKTCYEDLAGLSSPCRGCPLNLTLKERSSHSFTLDPFVKSGRQHHVNAYPTPAGEDQVVLHYRDVTEEKELERQLVHSEKMAALGMLAGGVAHEINNPLGGILAFVQLIRRQLGVGHAASGDLKEIEESALRCKQIVEDLLDFSRQQKDDGKGAVSLSECLQKIMPLIRMQARANRIEIVEEFEEGRGRVLGSFHKLQQVFLNLITNAYHAMPRGGRLALKTGSAEGQVHAEISDTGEGIPPEHLDRIFDPYFTTKKRGEGTGLGLSISYGIVRDHSGTISVKSAPGKGTTFTVSFPEMSEEKKE comes from the coding sequence ATGAGTTCGGTCCATCAACTGCGGGCCCCGTTTAAGGCCAGGCAGAAGCGGATCGCCAAAACGCCGGAGCGAACCTCTGTCTCCCTCCAAAAGATTCTCTGCGACCAGGAGAAAAAAATCGGCGAATTGAAAACGCTGGTGGAGACGATCTCCCGCGGGAAATACATGTGGGAGTCGACCTTCGACGCCATCACCGATCCGGTGATGATCGTCTCCCGCGGCTATGTCATCCAGCGCGTCAACCGCGCGGCGGCCAAAGAGGCCAAAATGGATGTGCGTGATCTGATCGGAAAAACATGTTATGAAGATCTGGCCGGCCTCTCTTCCCCCTGCCGGGGTTGTCCCTTAAATCTCACTCTTAAGGAGCGTTCGTCCCATTCGTTCACCCTCGATCCCTTTGTCAAAAGCGGCAGGCAACACCATGTCAACGCCTATCCAACCCCCGCGGGGGAGGATCAGGTTGTCCTGCACTATCGCGACGTGACGGAGGAAAAGGAGCTGGAACGCCAGCTGGTTCACAGCGAAAAGATGGCGGCCCTCGGAATGTTGGCGGGAGGGGTGGCCCACGAAATCAACAATCCGCTGGGGGGAATCCTTGCCTTTGTCCAGCTGATCCGGCGCCAGCTTGGAGTCGGTCATGCCGCCTCGGGCGATTTGAAGGAGATCGAGGAATCCGCTCTCCGTTGCAAACAGATTGTCGAAGACCTCCTTGATTTTTCGCGCCAGCAAAAAGACGACGGGAAAGGCGCTGTTTCACTCTCCGAGTGCCTTCAAAAAATCATGCCGCTCATCCGCATGCAGGCCAGGGCAAACCGCATCGAGATTGTCGAAGAATTTGAAGAAGGGCGCGGACGCGTCCTGGGGAGTTTTCACAAACTCCAGCAGGTTTTTTTGAATTTGATCACCAACGCCTATCACGCCATGCCGCGCGGTGGAAGGCTTGCGCTTAAAACCGGCTCTGCGGAGGGCCAAGTCCATGCCGAAATTTCCGATACCGGCGAGGGGATTCCGCCGGAACACCTCGACCGGATTTTCGACCCCTATTTCACGACCAAAAAACGGGGAGAGGGGACGGGTCTCGGGTTGTCTATTTCCTACGGGATCGTGCGGGATCACTCGGGGACGATTTCCGTGAAGAGCGCGCCGGGCAAAGGGACGACCTTTACGGTGTCGTTTCCGGAGATGTCAGAGGAAAAAAAGGAATGA
- the mgtE gene encoding magnesium transporter has protein sequence MLRRLLQTGTEGEIAHAAEKIHPADISLLFSELGDTETRRLINSLCLIAKAGQTLRELPEFMLPDILEQIEDQKLAAILSRLDPSEAFFFFEHLPEARGKNLLEFLPEPQKEKLTRLLLYPKHSAGSVMTSNFLLVRAEMTVEEALASLRAQPEVKGVFYIYVVDDANRLTGVLSLRNLVLAAPRTKIREIMDPEVQAVSATDDQEKGAQIVAQYNLLAVPVVSETRELLGAITVDDVIDIVEEEATEDIYHLAGLSEVDRAATPVAVKVKRRLPWMVLNLFTAALAASVVGFFQHSIEKFVALAVFMPIVAGMGGNGGTQSLTVITRSIALGELNFVKTWKAVLKEAANGLILGAVCGLLVGLTGYFWKGNYYLGAVLFLAMMLNLLMGGLAGALIPLSFRALKLDPAIGTSVLVTMCTDIFGFLSFLGLATILLNYLV, from the coding sequence ATGCTCCGCAGGCTGTTGCAGACCGGCACGGAAGGTGAAATCGCGCACGCGGCGGAAAAAATCCACCCGGCCGACATCTCGCTTCTTTTTTCCGAACTCGGCGACACGGAAACCAGGCGGCTTATCAATTCGCTCTGCCTTATCGCCAAGGCGGGGCAGACCCTTCGCGAACTGCCGGAGTTCATGCTTCCCGATATTCTGGAGCAGATCGAGGACCAAAAACTGGCGGCGATCCTTTCCCGTCTCGATCCCTCGGAGGCCTTCTTTTTCTTCGAACACCTGCCGGAGGCGCGCGGTAAAAACCTTCTGGAATTTTTGCCCGAACCGCAAAAAGAAAAGCTCACCCGGCTTCTCCTCTATCCCAAACATTCCGCCGGGAGCGTGATGACATCGAACTTTCTTCTGGTGCGCGCGGAGATGACGGTAGAAGAGGCGCTGGCGAGTCTGCGGGCCCAGCCGGAGGTGAAAGGGGTTTTTTATATCTACGTCGTTGACGACGCGAACCGTTTGACCGGCGTCCTTTCGCTTCGCAATCTGGTGCTGGCCGCTCCACGGACGAAAATCCGCGAAATCATGGACCCCGAAGTGCAGGCCGTGAGCGCCACGGACGACCAGGAAAAGGGGGCGCAGATCGTGGCGCAATACAACCTTTTGGCGGTGCCGGTAGTGAGCGAAACGCGCGAACTTTTGGGGGCTATTACCGTCGATGACGTGATCGACATTGTGGAAGAAGAAGCCACCGAGGATATATACCATCTGGCGGGCTTATCGGAGGTCGACCGGGCGGCAACCCCCGTGGCCGTCAAGGTCAAAAGGCGCCTCCCCTGGATGGTCTTGAATCTTTTTACCGCCGCGCTGGCGGCGAGCGTCGTCGGTTTTTTCCAGCATTCCATCGAAAAATTCGTCGCGCTGGCGGTCTTCATGCCCATTGTGGCCGGAATGGGGGGAAACGGGGGGACACAGAGCCTTACGGTGATCACGCGCTCCATCGCCTTGGGCGAGCTCAACTTTGTCAAAACCTGGAAGGCGGTGCTGAAAGAGGCGGCGAATGGATTGATTCTCGGGGCGGTCTGTGGTCTTTTGGTCGGGCTGACCGGCTATTTTTGGAAGGGAAATTATTATCTCGGAGCGGTGTTGTTTTTGGCGATGATGCTTAACCTGCTGATGGGGGGATTGGCCGGGGCGCTGATTCCTCTTTCTTTCCGCGCCTTGAAACTCGATCCGGCCATCGGCACCAGCGTTCTGGTCACGATGTGCACCGATATTTTTGGATTTTTGTCCTTCCTCGGTCTGGCGACGATTCTCTTGAACTACCTTGTCTGA
- a CDS encoding sigma-54-dependent Fis family transcriptional regulator, with amino-acid sequence MRGRILVVDDEAVIVKALVKFLDQEGFDVDSAGDGPEAVEKCKEKHFDLLLTDLSMPKVDGIELIREVKSLIPSISCIVMTAFGSIASAVEAMKAGAFHYITKPFELEDVALIIDKALEHARLKEQNMILRRQISTKYGFESIIGASDELSEVLNLVSRVADTDSTVLILGESGTGKELIARAVHYNSRRADRPLVPVNCGAIPESLLESELFGHVKGSFTGAINSKRGRFELANGGTIFLDEIGDMSLRLQVKILRVLQERKFEPVGSTKTMEVDVRIITATNQNLEKLVEKGEFREDLYYRLNVIPIVIPPLRNRVCDIPILAEHFLKIYSEANELPPPRLSADAMSLFMNYRWSGNVRELENTIERLVVLHPAQEIAVSDLPEKFLEASDTIIRHASFHIPESGISLKNVVDDFENNLILKALEKTGWNKNKAAHLLKLNRTTLVEKIKKKNLDKALE; translated from the coding sequence ATGAGAGGACGAATCTTGGTAGTGGATGACGAGGCGGTTATCGTGAAGGCGCTGGTCAAGTTTCTGGATCAGGAGGGCTTTGACGTCGATTCGGCGGGGGACGGCCCGGAGGCGGTGGAAAAATGCAAGGAAAAACATTTTGACCTCCTTCTCACCGATTTAAGCATGCCGAAGGTCGACGGCATCGAGCTGATCCGGGAGGTGAAATCGCTCATCCCCAGCATCTCCTGCATCGTCATGACGGCGTTCGGGTCGATTGCCAGCGCGGTGGAGGCGATGAAGGCGGGGGCCTTTCACTACATCACCAAGCCGTTCGAACTGGAGGATGTGGCGCTGATCATCGACAAGGCGCTGGAACATGCAAGGCTCAAGGAACAGAACATGATCCTTCGGCGGCAGATCAGCACCAAATACGGCTTTGAAAGCATCATCGGCGCGAGCGACGAGTTGAGCGAGGTGTTAAACCTCGTCTCCCGCGTGGCCGACACCGATTCAACCGTTCTTATCCTGGGGGAATCGGGAACGGGGAAGGAATTGATCGCCCGGGCCGTCCATTACAACAGCCGGCGCGCCGACCGGCCGCTGGTCCCCGTCAACTGCGGGGCCATTCCCGAAAGCCTCCTCGAATCGGAGCTCTTCGGCCATGTGAAGGGGTCGTTCACCGGCGCCATCAACTCAAAAAGGGGGCGATTCGAGCTGGCCAACGGCGGCACCATTTTTCTCGATGAGATCGGCGACATGAGTCTGCGTCTGCAGGTGAAGATTTTGCGCGTCCTTCAGGAGCGGAAGTTCGAACCGGTGGGATCCACGAAGACGATGGAGGTGGATGTTCGGATCATCACCGCCACCAACCAGAACCTCGAAAAACTGGTGGAAAAGGGGGAGTTCCGGGAGGATCTCTACTACCGGTTGAACGTCATTCCGATTGTCATCCCCCCCTTAAGAAACCGGGTCTGCGACATTCCCATTCTGGCCGAGCATTTTTTGAAGATTTACTCGGAGGCGAACGAACTTCCGCCGCCGCGCCTCTCCGCCGACGCCATGAGCCTCTTTATGAATTACCGCTGGTCCGGCAACGTGCGCGAGCTGGAAAACACGATCGAGCGGCTCGTTGTCCTGCACCCCGCCCAAGAGATCGCCGTTTCCGATCTTCCCGAAAAATTTTTGGAGGCCTCGGACACGATTATCCGGCACGCCTCGTTTCACATCCCCGAGTCGGGCATCTCGCTTAAAAACGTGGTGGACGATTTTGAGAACAATCTGATCCTCAAGGCGCTGGAAAAAACAGGGTGGAACAAAAACAAGGCGGCCCATCTTTTAAAACTCAATCGCACGACACTGGTGGAAAAAATCAAGAAGAAAAATCTGGACAAAGCCCTGGAGTAG